The proteins below come from a single Panicum hallii strain FIL2 chromosome 7, PHallii_v3.1, whole genome shotgun sequence genomic window:
- the LOC112900517 gene encoding auxin-induced protein 15A-like: MAMGYFRAPRRLYGRKPEREQHRESLSAALLVDEGEAAAAAGAVPRGYFAVYVGAEARRFVVPTSYLSQPVFRELMERAAEEFGFDQAGGLRIPCREEDFEATIAALEESRRRGGGRARGAGAGPTRWARCS, encoded by the coding sequence ATGGCGATGGGTTACTTCCGGGCGCCGAGGAGGCTGTACGGGAGGAAGCCGGAGAGGGAGCAGCACCGGGAGAGCCTGAGCGCCGCCCTGCTCGTCGACGAAGGCGAggcagcggccgcggccggcgcggTGCCCAGGGGGTACTTCGCCGTGTACGTCGGCGCGGAGGCGCGGCGGTTCGTGGTGCCGACGAGCTACCTCAGCCAGCCGGTGTTCAGGGAGCTGATGGAGCGCGCCGCGGAGGAGTTCGGCTTCGACCAGGCCGGCGGGCTCCGCATCCCTTGCCGCGAGGAGGACTTCGAGGCCACCATCGCCGCGCTCGAGGAGTcgaggcgccgcggcggcggccgagcgcGAGGAGCGGGCGCCGGACCAACGCGGTGGGCTCGTTGCAGCTAG